ATGATTATTTTGGTGATAAGGAAGTTGCAGAGAATACTTTTGGTAGTGAGAAAGTTATGGAGAAAAATATTGGCAGTGAGGAAGTTGTAAAGAAAAATGTTGGCACTAAAGTAAGTTTAGAGCAAATTGTTGATGCTATGGGGGTGTGGTGAAGGATTCTATAGGAGCGGGTAAAAGTAATGAAGGAGTTGGTGATGACGAAGCCTGGATTAAGGATGCCAAGTCTGAAATCACTGCAATCACCCAGAAGTTTTGTGACAAAATAATGTAGATGGTGATAGCGTAGTTAATATTGCAGAAGTGAAGAAACATACTGCTAATATGGGGGGCTTGGTGGAGGATTATGTACAAGTTATTGGTAAAAATAGTTGTGAGGAAGTTGGTGAGGACAATGGCTGGACTAGCGATGTCGAGGATCAAATAACTGCAATTACCCAAAAGTATTTTGATCAAAATATTGTACATGGTGATTGTTTAGGAGTGGAGAAAAATGTTGCTACTATGGAGGAAGATCGTATAGTTATTGTTGATCATGACACACCTGAAATGATCCCTAGAAAAAGGAAACCAGTAGGGGTCATGAAACCATCATTCAGGAACACATTTGACTCTGGTGGCACCATCTAAGTTGCTCTAAATAAACCAACTAAGTCAAAGGAGCCCATCTTGACAAATAAGCCAAATAAGTCCATCTTTACTATAAAGTATCCTTTTCAGGGAAATGTTGACAATCCTGTTGATTTCAGAATATTGTGTAAGTGGAACAATTTTATCAATAGAGGCTTAAGGACTAATGCGTTGTAAGTTTTATGTTTCAGTTTTTTCtgcttttttttctctttatttttcttgttttgtgTTATGAATCATATCTTTTTATCATGATTTATCAGGGACATAGATTTACAATAAGCTaaataaaatttttgaatttggaGTTGATACTATTAGAGGAAAAAAATGGTTCTTCACATCTGCATATCACGACCTACCCCTGTATGATTCAGTAAGTCAACACTATAATGGTTCTTCACATTTTcagtttatttatattaatttgtTAACATAAatgctattttttttcttttatccaTGTTGCAATTACAGATAGATTCTATCTATAATAAAATGAGAAATGGGACTTGGTAACCCTTGGATAGTAGGCAGAAGAAAGAACTAGAACAATAATGGGAATAGAAAAGTATCAACTTGGAAGAGTATCTTTTATGTATATTTGTAGTATCTTCAGTAAAATGTATGATCGGTTTATACATAAAATATACATTTTAGTTTtcttataatataattttttttattcttcATATTTCAGCATATATATTAAtgttattttttactatttgagAAAGAAATGGAAGTACGGTGCTGATGTTCCAGTAAGATTCACAACTACCGACTATTGGTTTAACTACTTGATTTGGAATTTGTACAAAGAGTTTTTGGAGAAAAACAGAGACATGAATTTGATTATTGAAACAGATCCAATTGTTGAGTATATACTTGggtattttttaagatgtaacgTTCCTTGGTATACTATTGATGAAGTCCTTTTCCCTATAAATCTGTCTAATAAGTGACACTGGATATTGGCGAGACTGCCACTCAAATATCTGCGCATTTATGTATATGATTCCATGAGTGGCGTACAGCAGAATAGTGTAGTTCGGAGATCAATTGAGACATACTTAGTGTTGCTCCTATATTTCTTTCATCGTATTGGTTTCTGGAACACAAAGGAGAATCCTATGGGAATTCCCGCCATTGATCCTTTTGAGATTCATGTCGTTGGTGGGTTGCCAATGCAAGATAACACGTAAATTATTATTGAATATCTCTAATTCTTATTCATTTTTGTACATGAATTCCTATTTGGATATTATACTAACTTATTCAACATTTATGTGCGCCCTTGTATGTGTTCAAGGCAACAGTATTCCTAAAGCTATTGATAGTGATGGGATACGGAACCGATATGGTATATTGCTCTGGGATTATGGAGTGAATAAACAAAGAGCACGTGCAGTTAGTTATGACGAGTCTACTGGTAGATTGAAGGATCCGGCAAAAAAGGAGAAGTCACATGCCATTGGTGATGACGAGGCTTTGAAGGATAACAAGAAAAAGGGCAAGTCGCATGCCGTTAGTGATGACAAGGCTTTGAAGGATAACAAGAAAAAAGGAAAGTCGCATACCGTTGGTAATGACGAAACATTGAAGGATATcaagaaaaagggcaagttgaaggGAAAGATGAAGTAGTTTGGGAAAGTTTAGTGAAAAATTCACATGTAGTTTAAGATGAAGTATTTTGGTTATGATATTGTCTTATTATTGGATACAGTTGCATAGTTATAACACATTTTATACTTTTTGTTTGGGATGTTTTTGAACAATATGTTTGAAATGCTAATGttgaatattacttttaattGCGACTTATTTGTTTTCAGTTAATAGTGAAattttgaaagttttaagttTTTTGTAGTTTTGTAATATCTACAGTTTTAATCTATTTCGACAGATTTTGCAAATTTAGATGGTGTTGCTAGGTTGTCATAGGCAGTTTTGTGAATGAAGTTTTGGGGCAGCTAaactgtatataaattgtatagtgacagtttattttttttatattttttgtatagtgacagtctattttgtatagtgatagtctacttagtatattttttatatagtgacagtctattgtatataaattataaggtgatagtctatttagtatattttttgtatagtgacagtctttttgtatatattttgtatagttacatctattttatatattttttgtatagtgacagtcttttttgtatatattttgtacagtgacatctattttgtatattttttatatagtgacagtcttttTTGTATACTGacatctattatatatattttttatatagtaggtctatttgtatataaattgtatagtgacggtctattttgtatattgtatagtgacagtctattttgtatatattttgtatagtgataatataccttgtatattttttatatagtgatagtatttttgtatatattttatatagtggcagtctattttgtatatttttcgtatagtggcagtctatttatatattgttttatatagtgacagtctatatTGTATAAACATATTTTTTATACATGCACAATTTTTGGCAAGCAGAATAACAGCTTAAAGGATACAAATATCAATTTGATAGTATTTGGAATAAAACTTCTACCAATACTTTCATTATGACAAAAGTAGTATCTTTGTTCATACATCAGAGAGAATCTGATTGCAAATCTCATTATTTTTTCAATATTCTAATTGTAACATTCACAAGGAAAAAAGTAACAAAACACTAAATCATTATAGCAACATCTACTAGTTGTCTCGAGCATTCCTGCATGTTCTTCTATTGTGTCCTTATTTTTTACACAGTCCACAGATAACTGTTTCAGTATACATATATTCATAAAGTTCATTGCGTCACGACTTTGTCGGTCTTCCTGATTTCACATTCGCTATCGGTGGTAGGACCACATTCCTCTATTGGAAGGTCCCATGTAGTCTCATCTAGAAGTGGATTAACTGGAACTTCATATGTCTTCTTGAAGTATTCCTTGGTGTAATAGGCAGAACAATATTTGGGTACTTTTATGTGTGTGTAGTCCAATACTGCCATACCATGTGGACAAGGAATCTCATCCACTTGAAATCATTTGCACGAGCATTCCCTTTTTTGCATGCAGACTATGTTCCGCCTTTGTTCAGTATTTATCACTACATATATATAATCGGTTCAAGGCCTCACCTAAATTTAAATAGATATCATTAGTAAAACAAGTGTACAACAAGTATTAATGCATTTTTGTCAAAGTATGTTATTCAGGTGTATGAAGTAAGACATGATAAAAGAATATTTACCGTCATCTTCTGCGACAAACTGCGATTTTCCTTTAGTACTTCATTATATTTTTTTCCTAGGCCAGTAAATGTACTCATTGTAGTCATTCTATTTGTATTATTCCATTCCATAACTAAATTCATCATGTAATCTAGAAAACTCATGATTGGTAGCTCTCTTGCCTCTCTATTTCTTGCATTGAGTGACTCGGCAGTATTTGAAGTTATCACCATAAATCTATTAACAGTGGAATGCGTTATGGACCATTTTTCATAACCTACTTGGAACAGGTAATCCCTTGCCCTCTTATCATTGTTGTCCATATCTTGCATGAGGCGATTAAAATCTTCAGTTTTGTATGCTCTAGCCATTGCAAACAAATACTTCCCTCAGTCGGTCATGGTTCTTCTTGAACTGCTTCTTTATGTTATTCCAAAGATGGAAGATGCATACATAGTGAGATACCTCTGGATACACAACCGAAGCACCCCTCAATATTCTTGCATGACAATCGGATACGATACACATCCTTTCCCTTTCCCCAAAAGCCTATCTAAACATTTCAAGAAATCATTCCCACGAAGCATCATTTTCAGAATAAACAACAGCATATGCTAGTGAAAATGTTTTACCTGGTTAAGCAAATAAGAAAGCATccacattttaaaaataaaaataaatacagtCAGAAAACTCAACCAAAGATACACAATCTCTCTAGAATTTTTTCTCTCAAATTTCCGCAGTCACTGTAGCAGTGCCAAACAGTACCGTGAACAGTTACTTCGTTACTGTTCATCGCGGACAAGCTGGAGCTTTAGGCTTCAATGGCCACAATGGTAGGCGACCAGCCATCTTTTCCAGCTGGTCTGCCCTCTCCCAGCGTTGCACAATAACATACAACAACTAACTCCAACCCAGCTCATCTAGATTACTCTAAGATTTTAAAACCAAATTCTTTAAATCCTCCGGCGATGGCTACTGCTGCAGCTTCAATTCAACCCATTCCACTGCGACAAGCAGTGTATTTGAATGGCCAACCAGTTGTTAAATTCACAGAGGCAGAAGTAGATCGAATGAACGTGATTGAAGGCCTCCAATATGTTGTCGTTGGCAAGCTTTCATATGGATCTCCGGAGATTCACGAGCTTCGCCGAATAATTCCAACTCAATGTGGTATCAAAGGTGAGTGTAATATCGGATTTCTTAGAGATCGTCATGTGTTAATTAGATTAACTCTATGGCAAGACTTCCTCTATTTCATATCTAAGAGTACGTACTACATCAAACCCAAATATGGGTACAAATACCAATTGCGTAATCTTATCTAcgatgcaaaatttaaggcgaGTGAAGAAACTCCAATGGCGATGGTGTGGATTTCTTTTACTGTACTGTTGCCTACCTTTTTTATAAAGGAAACTCATTTTTCTTTGGCTACAGCTGTGGGAAGGACAATGTGTCTTGACGCGGTAACTACAAACAAAATTAGGCCGAGTTGCGCAAGTAAAAGTTCTTGTCGatttgttggccgaactacctaaaaaggtgcgattggatattgatgatgaagcttATGGTGGTGTTCGAACAGAATGGGTGAGAATTTAGTATGACATGCTACCAAAATATTGTAAGGAATGTAAACTACAAGGACATGATGAAATTGAATGTTGGCATTTGCACCCCGAGCTTATTGAGTATCGAAGCAGCAAGAAAAGGAATGATCTTGCTGAGTTGAACAACTGGAATACTATTGCTGATGACCAAGGAAAAACCAAAAATCACACTACCCCTTTAATGATTCTCACGAGTGAAAAAGTAGTCGGGAACGTAGGTAAACAGTGGAAGGAAGTTCGGggaaccaacaaaaataacaaaacccaGGTACAAGGGCAAACTGGCAATGCAATCGTGCCAGTGAATGCTGGTGTACAGCAGGGGCACAATAACTTTACACTGGTGGAGGTCGAAGAAGATCAGACAAACAAGGAATAAATTTGCAGTATTAGAGGAGGAACAAAGTGATATAAACGAGAACAACCAACTGGTTTTGGTGGGGGAAAACCAGTTTTCAGTTCTAAAGATGGTCCTACTCCTTCTGGGATTCAGTCCATAATCGACtgggttcatagaaggtttgggacTAGAAAAGAGGAGCTAAAACAACTCAATGTGATCATAAACCAATCTTGTTATGCGATTCcatctcaaacatttaaagattcTGGGCAGATTGAGGATCTTGATGAGGTAAACTCTATAAATGTCTTATGGAGCGATGTAGTTGAGGTTAAGGATGACCAGCTGGGCAAAACAAAGATAACAGAAGACAAGGTGAAGAAGGTCAACAAGCCAAGCTCACCTGGCGATAGgttggcgacgccaggcctaaagccagtctcacctggcgataggctggcgacgccaggcctaaagccagtCTCACCTGGCGATAGGCTAGCGATGCCaagcctaaagccaggctcacctggcgataggctggcgacgccaggcctaaagccaggctcacctAGTGATAGGCTGGCGATGCCAGGCCTAAATCCAGGCTCCCCAAGCGTTatgctggcgacgccaggcctaaatCCAGGTTCACTTGATGAGGCAGCTACAGTAAACCCCAACCTTAGAGCCATTGGAGAGATTTTGGCCTATGTAGATGGTGTTCCGGGGTATGCATCAGAGAACAAACTTGATGGAGTTGTTGATGTGTAGATTAGGGATGATATAGTGGGTTCAGACCAAATTTCAGGCAATGGGAAGTGTGGTGATCTCACTAGAACAGTGCTTTCAGAGCAGACTGCTACAGTAACTCCTAGGCTAGGCAGTGTCTATGAGCTACAATTCAAGGAGCATGAAAAGGATGATGAGCGGGCAATTGTTACAAGAGCATATGGGGAAATAGAGGAAGTGCCTATGGAATCTGGCACTAATAAAATTATGCAACTACATCTTAATATTCCAATTAAGCCTCTTCTACAACAGTTACATGATTTAGTTACACACAATGTGACACCAATTGATGAAGACTTATTGAGACAAAATCCAATTGAGGATGAAGGAGAAGATGAATCAACTGCAGAAAACTTCAAACAAGTGGCTAGGGAAGGGGATTTATCACCCACAGCTAAAGGAGGTAAGAAAACTAAGAAGAATCAGAGTAAAGATCCACCACAACTTTCAAGAATAATGCCAGGAGGGTAGCCTCTCTATCTAAATGATgatgatcaaaacattaatatggaacataaggtctgtgaaTATACAACAAGCCTTTCCTAGGGTGATAAACACGAATAGGGAGCATAAGTTTTGTGTAGTTGCATTGATGGAGCCTTTTCAAAAGAAGGGACTCATTGATAGATATAAAAGGAGGTTGAATATGGAGACTGCTAATGCAGATATTAATaggcaaatatggttgttctttgatgcagtggtggaatgggaattagtggaggatactgagcaacaggtgactgtgaaagtgtttcaccatgacctggggcagcacatgatgatgacatttgtttatgcaaaatgttcagcaatagagaggttggatttgtgggatcacttgtattacttagcaagtgatatggaattaccatggttggtaggaggggatttcaatgtgatATTGCAAGAATATGAGAAAATAGGGGGACTTCCAGTACACCCCCCTGAATGTgaggattttgcattttgtgtaaactcttgtAGTTTGTTTGAGCAAGGGTACAAAGAAAGTTcattcacatggtggaatgggagatccaatgttgagtgtatattcaagagtttggataggatttttgtgaatttgtcatttcagaacatgttgccaactattgaagttgagcatctaatcagaactggatcagatcatgcaccattgctaATGACATGTGAGGTGCAGACAACTaattttgtcaagcctttcagattcttgaacttttggacaaagcatgcTACATTTATGGATGTGGTGAGGCAGAATTGGGAAGCTGATTTCATAGGGGATCCATTTTTTATGTTCAAGCAGAATATCAAGAGGGTGAAGGCGGCACTCTCAAAATGGAGTAGGGAaacatttggtgatatcttcaagcaattggctattttggaggacattgttagggtgaaggagacgttgtttgaagaagagcctacaactgagaataggattgtgcttcaaaaggctcaatctaaattgaagaaatacttgagtattgaggagcagtattggaagcaaaaagctgggatgacttggtttgctgaagaagataggaatacaagtttctttcacaatcatgtcaatggcaaaagaaagaaattgcaactgaagaggatcaaaagtGGCAGTGGGGTATGGATTGAAGAGCAGGAGCAATTGGTTGCAGCTGCAGTGGACTTCTATCAAAAACAGTTCACAAATGAAGGTTATGCTTCTGAA
This region of Nicotiana tomentosiformis chromosome 4, ASM39032v3, whole genome shotgun sequence genomic DNA includes:
- the LOC138910264 gene encoding uncharacterized protein, translated to MARAYKTEDFNRLMQDMDNNDKRARDYLFQVGYEKWSITHSTVNRFMVITSNTAESLNARNREARELPIMSFLDYMMNLVMEWNNTNRMTTMSTFTGLGKKYNEVLKENRILDYTHIKVPKYCSAYYTKEYFKKTYEVPVNPLLDETTWDLPIEECGPTTDSECEIRKTDKVVTQ